The following coding sequences lie in one Streptomyces xiamenensis genomic window:
- a CDS encoding flotillin family protein, which produces MDTIGTSLGVLIAAALIIVIAVVFMLSRLFRKVEQGKALIVSKVRKVDVTFTGAVVLPVLHRAETMDISVKAIEIGRTGRDGLICQDNIRADIRISFFVRVNKTVQDVIKVAQAIGTERASDRETLQELFNAKFSEALKTVGKQLDFADLYTKRDEFRDRIIAVIGTDLNGYSLEDAAIDYLEQTPLSQLDKDNILDAQGIRKITELTAHQHVLTNEFRRNEEKEITRQNVDAREAVLELERRQADAEIKQTREIETVRAREEAETARVQAEERLRSHTAHIKTEEALGVQNENREREIAVAKLNRDRVVAIENERIEKDRMLEVIARERETELQRIAKDKELEGEKRDIADVVRERIAVEKTVAQQEEEIKKLRAVEEAERDRQALIITAEAQAQEQLVKDIKAAEAAEAAAVHKAKEELTLAEARLKSADLDAQAAIRLAEGKRADTSAEGLAEAEVKERMADAIAKTRHAEAEAAKEMGLAEAEALREKMTAEADGLKLKAESMAALDAASREHEEYRLRLEAEKDIRIAGIDVQRQIAEAQATVVATGLENAKIDIVGGDTVFFDKLIGAISAGRGLDGFINSSEHAQALAGPWLDKENSTFTQDIGAMAAGLGAAGVRDLTLAGLLGSLIADGGEHTGQLRGVLKAVTAQGLGEVRLTDLAKVNGAVALDK; this is translated from the coding sequence ATGGACACCATAGGAACCAGCCTCGGCGTGCTCATCGCCGCCGCGCTGATCATCGTCATCGCCGTCGTCTTCATGCTCAGCCGTCTCTTCCGCAAGGTGGAGCAGGGCAAGGCCCTGATCGTCTCCAAGGTCCGCAAGGTCGATGTCACCTTCACCGGCGCCGTGGTCCTCCCGGTCCTGCACCGGGCGGAGACCATGGACATCTCCGTGAAGGCCATCGAGATCGGGCGCACCGGGCGGGACGGCCTGATCTGCCAGGACAACATCCGCGCGGACATCCGGATCTCGTTCTTCGTGCGCGTCAACAAGACCGTGCAGGACGTCATCAAGGTGGCCCAGGCCATCGGCACCGAGCGCGCCAGCGACCGCGAGACGCTCCAGGAACTGTTCAACGCCAAGTTCTCCGAGGCGCTCAAGACCGTCGGCAAGCAGCTGGACTTCGCCGACCTGTACACCAAGCGCGACGAGTTCCGCGACCGGATCATCGCCGTCATCGGCACCGACCTCAACGGCTACAGCCTGGAGGACGCGGCGATCGACTACCTGGAGCAGACCCCGCTCTCCCAGCTCGACAAGGACAACATCCTGGATGCCCAGGGCATCCGGAAGATCACCGAGCTGACCGCGCACCAGCACGTGCTCACCAACGAGTTCCGCCGGAACGAGGAGAAGGAGATCACCCGGCAGAACGTCGACGCCCGCGAGGCCGTCCTCGAACTGGAGCGCCGCCAGGCCGACGCCGAGATCAAGCAGACCCGCGAGATCGAGACCGTACGCGCCCGCGAGGAGGCCGAGACCGCCCGCGTCCAGGCCGAGGAGCGGCTGCGCTCGCACACCGCGCACATCAAGACCGAGGAAGCCCTCGGCGTGCAGAACGAGAACCGCGAGCGCGAGATCGCCGTGGCCAAGCTCAACCGTGACCGCGTCGTGGCGATCGAGAACGAGCGCATCGAGAAGGACCGGATGCTGGAGGTCATCGCGCGCGAGCGGGAGACCGAACTCCAGCGCATCGCCAAGGACAAGGAGCTGGAGGGCGAGAAGCGGGACATCGCGGACGTGGTGCGCGAGCGCATCGCGGTCGAGAAGACCGTCGCCCAGCAGGAGGAGGAGATCAAGAAGCTGCGGGCCGTCGAGGAGGCCGAGCGCGACCGCCAGGCGCTGATCATCACCGCCGAGGCCCAGGCGCAGGAGCAGCTGGTCAAGGACATCAAGGCGGCGGAGGCGGCCGAGGCCGCGGCCGTGCACAAGGCCAAGGAAGAACTCACCCTCGCCGAGGCGCGGCTGAAGTCCGCCGACCTGGACGCGCAGGCCGCGATCCGGCTGGCCGAGGGCAAGCGTGCCGACACCTCCGCCGAGGGTCTGGCCGAGGCCGAGGTCAAGGAGCGGATGGCGGACGCCATCGCCAAGACCCGGCACGCGGAGGCCGAGGCGGCCAAGGAGATGGGCCTGGCCGAGGCCGAGGCGCTGCGCGAGAAGATGACCGCCGAGGCCGACGGCCTCAAGCTCAAGGCCGAGTCGATGGCCGCGCTGGACGCCGCCAGCCGGGAGCACGAGGAGTACCGGCTGCGCCTGGAGGCGGAGAAGGACATCCGGATCGCCGGCATCGACGTGCAGCGGCAGATCGCCGAGGCGCAGGCCACGGTGGTCGCCACCGGCCTGGAGAACGCCAAGATCGACATCGTCGGCGGGGACACCGTCTTCTTCGACAAGCTGATCGGCGCGATCTCGGCCGGCCGTGGACTGGACGGGTTCATCAACAGCTCCGAGCACGCGCAGGCGCTGGCCGGACCGTGGCTGGACAAGGAGAACTCCACCTTCACCCAGGACATCGGCGCGATGGCCGCCGGTCTCGGCGCCGCCGGGGTGCGCGACCTGACCCTGGCCGGGCTGCTGGGCTCCCTGATCGCCGACGGCGGTGAACACACCGGGCAGCTGCGCGGCGTGCTGAAGGCCGTCACGGCCCAGGGCCTGGGCGAGGTCCGGCTGACCGACCTGGCGAAGGTCAACGGCGCGGTCGCGCTGGACAAGTAG
- a CDS encoding TrkH family potassium uptake protein — MHTHPARMVALGFALAIVVGTTVLALPISRAGDGAAPLLTALFTATSAVCVTGLAVVDTGTYWSGFGEVVILFLIQAGGFGIMTLASLLALLVVGRLRLMTTLQAQAESKIGMGQVRGVLKRVALITVTVEAATALILALRLWLGHGQSPGAAAYSGVFHAVSAFNNAGFGLYGDSLTGYAHDPWVLLPVSAAVILGGLGFPVILELLRQRRAGRRRTRTPRTWSLHLRLTLWLTGALLTAGTALTLLFEWSNPGTLGPLGSEDKALGAFFHSAMLRTAGFNASDISAMEPATLLGSCVLMFIGGGSAGTAGGIKITTFAVLGVAILAEVRGEPGAGIFGRRLAPQVLRQALTVALLGVAAVMASTIALLAMVDARAEIVLFEAVSAFGTVGLTAGLTGELAGPGQLIITALMFLGRVGPITLASALALRHRTQRYRLPEERPIIG; from the coding sequence GTGCACACCCACCCGGCACGCATGGTGGCCCTCGGATTCGCCCTCGCGATCGTGGTCGGCACCACCGTGCTGGCGCTGCCGATCTCCCGCGCGGGAGACGGTGCGGCGCCCCTGCTGACCGCCTTGTTCACCGCCACCTCCGCCGTCTGCGTGACCGGGCTCGCTGTCGTAGACACCGGAACGTACTGGAGCGGTTTCGGCGAAGTGGTAATTCTTTTCCTGATCCAGGCGGGCGGGTTCGGCATCATGACGCTCGCCTCGCTCCTCGCCCTCCTCGTCGTCGGCCGGCTGCGGCTGATGACCACGCTGCAAGCACAGGCCGAGTCCAAGATCGGGATGGGCCAGGTGCGCGGCGTGCTCAAGCGGGTCGCGCTCATCACGGTCACGGTGGAGGCGGCCACGGCGCTGATCCTGGCCCTGCGCCTGTGGCTGGGGCACGGACAGTCCCCGGGAGCCGCCGCGTACTCGGGGGTCTTCCACGCCGTCTCGGCCTTCAACAACGCCGGCTTCGGGCTGTACGGCGACAGCCTGACCGGCTACGCACACGACCCCTGGGTGCTGCTCCCGGTGTCCGCGGCGGTGATCCTGGGCGGCCTCGGCTTCCCGGTGATCCTGGAGCTGCTGCGACAGCGGCGCGCAGGGCGCCGCCGGACGAGAACCCCCCGTACCTGGTCCCTGCACCTGCGGCTGACCCTGTGGCTGACCGGAGCGCTGCTCACGGCGGGGACAGCACTGACGCTGCTGTTCGAATGGTCCAACCCCGGCACGCTGGGACCACTGGGCAGCGAGGACAAGGCCCTGGGCGCGTTCTTCCACTCCGCGATGCTGCGTACCGCGGGCTTCAACGCCTCCGACATCAGCGCCATGGAACCCGCCACGCTGCTCGGCTCCTGCGTCCTGATGTTCATCGGCGGCGGCAGCGCCGGAACGGCCGGCGGCATCAAGATCACCACCTTCGCCGTCCTGGGAGTGGCCATCCTGGCGGAGGTGCGCGGCGAGCCGGGCGCGGGCATCTTCGGACGGCGTCTGGCGCCGCAGGTGCTGCGCCAGGCCCTGACCGTCGCGCTGCTGGGCGTGGCCGCTGTCATGGCGTCCACCATCGCGCTCCTGGCCATGGTGGACGCGCGCGCCGAGATCGTGCTGTTCGAAGCGGTGTCGGCCTTCGGCACGGTGGGCCTGACGGCCGGGCTGACCGGCGAACTCGCCGGGCCCGGTCAGCTGATCATCACCGCTTTGATGTTCCTCGGCCGGGTGGGCCCGATCACCCTCGCCTCCGCGCTGGCCCTGCGCCACCGCACGCAGCGGTACCGGCTGCCCGAAGAACGCCCGATCATCGGATGA
- a CDS encoding potassium channel family protein, whose amino-acid sequence MPRRRRGHPDQRVAVIGLGRFGMSLAGELMRTGWEVLGVDADEQLVQRHSDALTHAAVADCTDHEVLRQLGIPDFHNVVVAIGSAVEASILVTSHLLDDEVPNIWAKAISHQHGRILERLGAHHVVQPEHEMGERVAHLVAGRMLDFIPFDEHYALAKTLAPPTATGRPLGATAVRSRHGVTVVGVKRPGGHFTYATAETVLEPGDVIIVTGETSAVEAFANLG is encoded by the coding sequence ATGCCCAGACGACGCCGCGGCCACCCCGATCAGCGGGTGGCGGTCATCGGCCTCGGCCGGTTCGGCATGTCCCTCGCCGGAGAGCTCATGCGCACCGGATGGGAGGTGCTCGGAGTCGACGCCGACGAGCAACTCGTCCAGCGGCACAGCGACGCCCTCACCCACGCCGCGGTCGCCGACTGCACCGACCACGAGGTCCTGCGCCAGCTCGGCATCCCCGACTTCCACAACGTCGTGGTCGCCATCGGCAGCGCCGTGGAGGCCAGCATCCTGGTCACCTCCCATCTCCTGGACGACGAGGTGCCGAACATCTGGGCCAAGGCCATCAGCCACCAGCACGGCCGGATCCTGGAGCGGCTCGGCGCCCACCACGTGGTGCAGCCCGAGCACGAGATGGGCGAGCGGGTCGCGCACCTGGTGGCCGGGCGGATGCTGGACTTCATCCCCTTCGACGAGCACTACGCCCTGGCCAAGACCCTGGCGCCGCCGACCGCCACGGGGCGGCCCCTGGGCGCCACCGCGGTGCGCTCCCGGCACGGGGTGACCGTGGTCGGCGTCAAGCGGCCGGGCGGGCACTTCACCTATGCGACGGCGGAAACCGTACTCGAACCGGGCGATGTGATCATCGTCACCGGGGAGACGTCCGCCGTGGAGGCGTTCGCGAATCTGGGTTAG
- the nhaA gene encoding Na+/H+ antiporter NhaA, producing the protein MTPPQTTTPSPNAEDQDRRSIAEFLRLEVTGGLMLLIAATLALILANSPVSDTYTSVRDHHLDIPWLGLNLSIGHWASDGLLAVFFFIAGVELKRELVVGQLRKPAAAALPVVAAIGGMAVPALIYVLVNGLQGGAMDGWAVPMATDIAFALGVLAVVGRKLPSALRTFLLTLAIVDDLIAIIIIAVFFASDLNLWFLLGSIAGLALFGFLHHRGVRGWYIYVPLALVIWGLMFNSGVHATIAGVAIGMLLRTTTKPGEETAPAEHIGHLVHPWSAGLCVPLFALFAAGVAVSGDTFADMIHEPEALGVTLGLVLGKIIGVFGATWLVATFTKAQLHPSLKWPDIFGAAMLAGIGFTVSLLIAELAFADQPHLMEHVKVAVLLGSVIAAIGAAIVLTLRGRAHERAGTSDE; encoded by the coding sequence ATGACCCCGCCGCAGACCACCACGCCCTCCCCGAACGCGGAAGATCAAGACCGCCGTTCGATAGCGGAATTCCTGCGCCTGGAGGTCACCGGCGGCCTGATGCTGCTGATCGCCGCCACACTGGCGCTGATCCTGGCGAACTCCCCGGTCAGCGACACATACACCTCGGTACGCGACCACCACCTCGACATCCCCTGGCTGGGCCTGAACCTCTCCATCGGCCACTGGGCCTCGGACGGGCTGCTGGCCGTCTTCTTCTTCATCGCGGGCGTCGAACTCAAGCGCGAACTGGTCGTCGGGCAGCTGCGCAAGCCGGCCGCCGCGGCCCTCCCCGTGGTCGCCGCCATCGGCGGCATGGCCGTCCCCGCCCTCATCTACGTGCTGGTCAACGGCCTACAGGGCGGTGCCATGGACGGCTGGGCGGTGCCGATGGCCACCGACATCGCCTTCGCGCTCGGCGTCCTGGCCGTCGTCGGCCGCAAGCTGCCCTCCGCGCTGCGCACCTTCCTGCTGACCCTCGCCATCGTCGACGACCTCATCGCGATCATCATCATCGCGGTGTTCTTCGCCTCCGACCTGAACCTGTGGTTCCTGCTCGGCTCGATCGCCGGGCTCGCCCTCTTCGGCTTCCTGCACCACCGGGGCGTACGCGGCTGGTACATCTACGTGCCGCTCGCGCTGGTGATCTGGGGCCTGATGTTCAACAGCGGCGTGCACGCCACCATCGCCGGTGTCGCCATCGGCATGCTGCTGCGCACCACCACCAAGCCCGGCGAGGAGACCGCGCCCGCCGAGCACATCGGGCACCTCGTCCACCCCTGGTCGGCGGGCCTGTGCGTCCCGCTGTTCGCGCTGTTCGCGGCCGGGGTGGCGGTCTCCGGTGACACCTTCGCCGACATGATCCACGAGCCCGAGGCGCTCGGTGTGACCCTGGGCCTCGTGCTGGGCAAGATCATCGGCGTCTTCGGCGCCACTTGGCTGGTCGCCACCTTCACCAAGGCGCAACTTCACCCCTCCCTGAAGTGGCCCGACATCTTCGGCGCCGCCATGCTGGCCGGCATCGGCTTCACCGTCTCGCTGCTGATCGCCGAACTCGCCTTCGCCGACCAGCCGCACCTGATGGAACACGTCAAGGTCGCTGTCCTGCTCGGCTCGGTCATCGCGGCCATCGGCGCGGCCATCGTGCTCACCCTGCGCGGCCGGGCCCACGAGCGGGCCGGCACCTCGGACGAGTAG
- a CDS encoding CehA/McbA family metallohydrolase, whose amino-acid sequence MGLSEVVLRGRWSVADRVAGEVRRLPFEVGTGVAAVRVELAYDRDSGGVLDLGCWGPGGFRGWSGGARESFTVAADWATPGYLPGEPEPGLWHVLLRLHRVPPQGVAYTLRVVTTGRRPVPPAQAAPPVPPERPPRTPLPAVDGMRWLAGDFHAHTVHSDGALTVSELAALAVTRGLDFLAVTDHNTVSHHAELAAVGARYGITLVPGQEVTTDLGHANVFGDTGWVDFREPADTWGAQIERRGGVLSVNHPVATDCSWRLPLAPRLRARHVELWHPTWRDRRYGAPLAWALAWRPDVIAIGGSDFHRPGGERPPPGSPTTWVLARDNSVRSVLAGLAAGRTAVHAGGPRAALLLRTGGELLALNAAGTVLVRPDGGRQMVAGERESLPAPPPGPDEPGGPYRLEGPGNEVLALCQ is encoded by the coding sequence GTGGGGTTGAGCGAGGTGGTGCTTCGCGGCAGGTGGAGCGTTGCGGACCGGGTGGCCGGGGAGGTGCGCCGGCTGCCCTTCGAGGTGGGCACCGGGGTGGCGGCGGTACGCGTGGAGCTCGCGTACGACCGGGACAGCGGCGGCGTGCTGGACCTCGGCTGCTGGGGGCCCGGCGGGTTCCGGGGCTGGTCGGGCGGCGCGCGCGAGAGCTTCACCGTCGCCGCCGACTGGGCGACACCGGGCTACCTGCCGGGGGAACCGGAGCCGGGGCTGTGGCACGTGCTGCTGCGGCTGCACCGGGTGCCGCCGCAAGGAGTGGCGTACACGCTGCGGGTGGTCACCACGGGGCGCCGGCCGGTGCCGCCCGCGCAGGCCGCGCCGCCGGTACCCCCTGAACGGCCGCCGCGCACACCACTGCCCGCCGTGGACGGGATGCGCTGGCTGGCGGGGGACTTCCACGCGCACACGGTGCACAGCGACGGGGCGCTCACCGTCTCCGAACTGGCGGCGCTCGCGGTCACCCGGGGGCTCGACTTCCTCGCCGTCACCGATCACAACACCGTCTCGCACCACGCGGAGCTGGCCGCGGTGGGCGCCAGGTACGGGATCACCCTCGTGCCCGGCCAGGAGGTCACCACCGACCTCGGGCACGCCAATGTCTTCGGCGACACCGGCTGGGTCGACTTCCGGGAGCCGGCTGACACCTGGGGCGCGCAGATCGAGCGGCGCGGCGGGGTGCTCTCGGTCAACCATCCGGTGGCCACGGACTGTTCGTGGCGGCTGCCGCTCGCCCCGCGGCTGCGGGCCCGGCATGTGGAGCTGTGGCATCCGACGTGGCGCGACCGCAGGTACGGGGCGCCGCTGGCGTGGGCGCTGGCGTGGCGGCCCGATGTGATCGCGATCGGCGGCAGCGACTTCCACCGGCCGGGCGGTGAACGGCCACCGCCCGGGTCGCCCACGACGTGGGTGCTGGCGCGTGACAACAGTGTCCGGTCCGTCCTGGCGGGCCTCGCGGCCGGGCGTACCGCCGTCCACGCGGGCGGCCCGCGCGCCGCGCTGCTGCTGCGGACCGGCGGCGAACTGCTGGCGCTGAACGCCGCCGGAACGGTGCTGGTGCGCCCGGACGGCGGGCGCCAGATGGTGGCGGGGGAGCGGGAGTCGCTCCCGGCGCCGCCCCCGGGGCCGGACGAGCCCGGCGGGCCCTACCGGTTGGAGGGGCCCGGAAACGAAGTGCTGGCCCTGTGCCAGTAG
- a CDS encoding GNAT family N-acetyltransferase: MAYHENVPVVRPITDADIPTSVDTLARAFADYPFTRHVIAAEGHEERVRHFQEICLTRIGMVYGRVWVADEGRAVAVWATPDKDPSPAFAEVGPVLGELTGDRQAAYESAEQAVAPCRPQEPAWFLNTVAVSPEAQGKGLGSAVLIPGIEEAGHAGYPAFLETSSERNVRFYERLGFRVTAAVTLPDGGPRTWCMRKDPR; encoded by the coding sequence ATGGCATACCACGAAAACGTCCCTGTCGTACGTCCCATCACCGACGCCGACATCCCCACCTCGGTCGACACACTTGCCCGAGCCTTTGCCGATTACCCCTTCACCCGGCACGTGATCGCCGCAGAAGGCCATGAGGAACGGGTCCGGCACTTCCAGGAGATCTGTCTCACCCGCATCGGCATGGTGTACGGCCGCGTGTGGGTCGCCGACGAAGGGCGCGCCGTCGCCGTGTGGGCCACTCCCGACAAGGATCCCTCGCCCGCTTTCGCCGAGGTCGGCCCGGTGCTCGGCGAACTGACCGGCGACCGGCAGGCCGCCTACGAATCCGCGGAGCAGGCTGTTGCTCCATGCCGGCCGCAGGAGCCGGCGTGGTTCCTCAACACGGTGGCCGTCTCTCCCGAAGCGCAGGGGAAGGGCCTTGGCAGCGCGGTGCTGATTCCCGGCATCGAGGAGGCAGGGCACGCCGGGTATCCGGCGTTCCTGGAAACCTCCAGTGAGAGGAACGTACGGTTCTACGAGCGGCTCGGCTTCCGGGTCACGGCTGCTGTCACCCTCCCCGACGGTGGCCCCCGCACATGGTGCATGCGCAAGGACCCGCGCTGA
- a CDS encoding formylglycine-generating enzyme family protein, with amino-acid sequence MVAVPSGRVTLSDRRTRSTWTVEVAPFRMSAFPVTQSWYARVTGLRPSSVPGDRLPVEGVSWWDAVQFCNALSEREGLTPVYELSVDDERAAWDASANGYRLPTEAEWEHACRAGSTGARYGPLDEVAWYQGNSEGRIHAVGARRPNSWGLYDMLGNVWDWCWDLYDAEVYGTYRVLRGGGWADEHWSCRASVRRRSHPTFRIDDVGFRVVRSVPPPRP; translated from the coding sequence ATGGTGGCCGTTCCGTCGGGGCGGGTGACACTGTCGGACCGGCGGACGCGGAGCACGTGGACGGTTGAGGTCGCGCCGTTCCGGATGTCGGCGTTCCCGGTGACTCAGTCCTGGTACGCACGCGTCACGGGCCTGCGGCCCAGCAGTGTCCCAGGCGATCGGCTGCCGGTGGAGGGCGTTTCCTGGTGGGACGCGGTCCAGTTCTGCAACGCCTTGTCGGAGCGCGAGGGGCTGACGCCCGTGTACGAGCTGAGCGTTGACGACGAGCGGGCCGCCTGGGACGCCTCCGCCAACGGGTACCGGCTGCCGACCGAGGCCGAATGGGAGCACGCCTGTCGCGCGGGGAGTACCGGCGCGCGGTACGGCCCGCTCGACGAGGTCGCCTGGTACCAGGGCAACTCCGAGGGGCGCATCCACGCTGTCGGCGCCAGACGGCCCAACAGCTGGGGTCTGTACGACATGCTGGGCAACGTCTGGGACTGGTGCTGGGACCTCTACGACGCCGAGGTGTACGGCACCTACCGGGTGCTGCGCGGCGGTGGTTGGGCCGACGAGCACTGGAGCTGCCGGGCGTCGGTGCGGCGGCGCAGCCACCCGACCTTCCGGATCGACGACGTGGGGTTCCGCGTCGTGCGCTCCGTCCCGCCGCCCCGGCCCTAG
- a CDS encoding DUF4232 domain-containing protein — MRSRLATRPARLVLAAAAAVALTATMTACEDDSATPAAPSTGGSDGGSDSDDATDEDTTDEDAPGSGYEGEPVTQGCGTTDLTFTVTEETQAGGYFLVAAQANEGISCTLEGSYPMAFFGSAEESHVSPAGQSVDDSIEMSGDTIAYAGINPKTTNDNNGAEYEQVFISILGEDGANAVEFPISATLVDQPEATNWSLRDIDAVPMS, encoded by the coding sequence ATGCGTTCGCGTCTCGCCACCCGCCCCGCCCGCCTCGTCCTGGCCGCCGCCGCGGCGGTCGCCCTGACCGCGACGATGACCGCCTGTGAGGACGACTCGGCCACCCCGGCCGCGCCCTCCACCGGCGGCTCCGACGGTGGCTCGGACAGCGACGACGCGACGGACGAGGACACCACCGACGAGGACGCGCCCGGCAGCGGCTACGAGGGCGAGCCCGTCACCCAGGGCTGTGGCACCACCGACCTGACCTTCACCGTCACCGAGGAGACCCAGGCCGGCGGCTACTTCCTGGTCGCCGCCCAGGCCAACGAAGGCATCAGCTGCACGCTGGAGGGCTCCTACCCGATGGCGTTCTTCGGTTCCGCCGAGGAGAGCCACGTCTCCCCGGCCGGCCAGTCCGTGGACGACAGCATCGAGATGTCCGGCGACACCATCGCCTACGCCGGCATCAACCCGAAGACCACCAACGACAACAACGGCGCCGAGTACGAGCAGGTCTTCATCAGCATCCTGGGCGAGGACGGCGCCAACGCCGTGGAGTTCCCGATCTCCGCCACCCTCGTCGACCAGCCCGAGGCGACCAACTGGAGCCTGCGGGACATCGACGCCGTCCCCATGAGCTGA
- a CDS encoding DUF397 domain-containing protein, translating to MRLGLPVVQWRKSSYSSGDTGACLETQITHDRLIAIGDSKDRSRGAFVFSGAAWSVFLRHVKG from the coding sequence ATGCGACTTGGCTTGCCGGTAGTGCAGTGGCGCAAGTCCAGCTACAGCAGCGGTGACACGGGCGCCTGTCTGGAGACCCAGATAACTCACGACAGACTCATAGCGATCGGGGACAGCAAGGACCGTTCGCGGGGGGCGTTCGTGTTCTCCGGGGCGGCCTGGAGCGTGTTCCTCCGGCACGTCAAGGGCTGA
- a CDS encoding DUF397 domain-containing protein: protein METTVGGSRMEQHTHGPVIWRRSSYSSANGQCVEIAELPQASAVVVRDSKDTSLPGAVLPGPAWTAFLNHLKS from the coding sequence ATGGAGACCACCGTCGGAGGGAGTCGCATGGAGCAACACACCCACGGCCCAGTCATATGGCGCCGCAGCAGCTACAGCAGTGCAAACGGCCAGTGCGTCGAGATCGCCGAGCTACCGCAGGCGTCCGCTGTCGTGGTTCGGGACAGCAAGGACACGTCCCTCCCGGGGGCGGTCCTTCCCGGGCCTGCTTGGACCGCGTTTCTGAATCACCTGAAGAGCTAG
- a CDS encoding DUF397 domain-containing protein, whose amino-acid sequence MRHGLPIARWRKSSYSDGGSGSCVETQLTDDGLVAVGDSKDRSRGAFVFSVAQWTSFVHAARRSQF is encoded by the coding sequence ATGCGACATGGCCTGCCGATAGCGAGGTGGCGTAAGTCGAGCTACTCGGATGGGGGGAGCGGCAGCTGCGTGGAGACCCAGTTGACGGACGACGGCCTGGTGGCGGTCGGGGACAGCAAGGACCGCTCGCGAGGCGCGTTCGTGTTCTCGGTCGCCCAGTGGACCTCGTTCGTCCACGCGGCCCGGCGGTCGCAGTTCTGA
- a CDS encoding helix-turn-helix domain-containing protein: MGQPVMTVRRMRLGMELRRLREHAGKSQLEAAEAMDASDTKISRVESGKTGLSRLELTALLDFYDAQDQVLREGLGELNRNSRKRGWWQQRKDVLTPKLMELIELESTASHIFEYEATVIPGLFQTEAYARAIISGFPGPHNPPVDQAVQIRLERQKILDEPNAPRIICVLDEATLHREVGGPSVMAEQLRKLVSIAKPPHLSIQVIPYTAGAHAGMGGPFLRFVYPAPGHMDIVFLEQKTSRLFIEEEADLEPYRIAEEHLRTQALSSADSMKLISAIAAELDHA; encoded by the coding sequence GTGGGGCAACCAGTGATGACGGTCCGAAGGATGCGGCTGGGGATGGAGCTACGGCGTCTGCGGGAGCATGCGGGAAAGTCGCAACTGGAGGCCGCGGAGGCCATGGACGCGAGCGACACGAAGATCAGCCGGGTGGAGTCTGGGAAGACGGGTCTGAGCCGACTCGAACTCACGGCTTTGCTCGACTTCTACGACGCGCAGGACCAAGTACTGCGCGAGGGTCTGGGCGAGCTCAACCGGAACAGTCGTAAGCGGGGATGGTGGCAGCAACGCAAGGACGTTCTCACGCCCAAGCTCATGGAGCTCATTGAGCTTGAGTCAACGGCAAGCCACATTTTCGAGTACGAAGCCACCGTGATCCCTGGCCTCTTCCAGACCGAGGCATACGCCCGGGCCATCATCAGTGGCTTCCCGGGGCCTCATAATCCACCTGTGGATCAGGCGGTTCAGATCCGCCTGGAACGACAGAAGATCCTCGACGAGCCCAACGCTCCCCGTATCATCTGTGTTCTCGACGAAGCGACCCTTCATCGCGAGGTCGGAGGCCCGTCGGTCATGGCTGAGCAGCTGCGCAAGCTCGTCAGCATCGCGAAACCGCCCCATCTGTCGATTCAGGTGATCCCCTACACTGCGGGCGCTCATGCCGGCATGGGTGGCCCGTTCCTGCGCTTCGTCTACCCGGCACCCGGGCATATGGACATCGTCTTTCTCGAACAGAAGACGAGTAGGCTCTTCATCGAGGAAGAGGCTGATCTGGAGCCGTACCGGATCGCTGAGGAGCACTTGCGGACTCAAGCCCTCTCCTCTGCGGACTCGATGAAGTTGATCTCTGCCATCGCGGCAGAACTCGATCACGCCTAG
- a CDS encoding ATP-binding protein — protein MRNPVQVAYSKNVYGQSLTACAVQVERWRTVAAEVVRGWGGGRDCVELVRLGVSELITNVARHVENPRCYLRMTRIELEVTVQLFDRSRQLPVLLGHPPDWDAEGGRGLWMLREMADDFGCERTHRCAGKIVWFRCAL, from the coding sequence ATGAGAAATCCGGTGCAGGTCGCCTACAGCAAGAACGTGTACGGGCAGTCGTTAACGGCCTGCGCCGTCCAGGTCGAACGCTGGAGGACGGTGGCCGCCGAGGTGGTGCGGGGCTGGGGTGGCGGCCGGGACTGCGTGGAGCTGGTGCGGCTGGGAGTCAGCGAACTGATCACCAACGTGGCGCGGCATGTGGAGAACCCCCGCTGCTATCTGCGCATGACCCGCATCGAACTGGAGGTCACCGTGCAGCTCTTCGACCGCTCCCGCCAACTCCCGGTCCTCCTGGGACATCCACCCGACTGGGACGCGGAAGGCGGACGCGGCCTGTGGATGCTGCGGGAGATGGCCGACGACTTCGGGTGCGAGCGCACCCACCGCTGCGCCGGGAAGATCGTGTGGTTCCGATGCGCGCTGTGA